From Desulfovibrio desulfuricans, a single genomic window includes:
- a CDS encoding glutamate/aspartate ABC transporter substrate-binding protein, with amino-acid sequence MALKKSILSALAALLLLTSVQGGQAQAEELTGTLKKIKDTGVIVVGHRESSVPFSYYDLQQNVIGYAQDYSNKVVEAVKKQLNMPNLQVRFVPITSQNRIPLLQNGTFDFECGSTTNNLERQQQVDFSNTFFIIGTRLLVNKDSGIKDFDGLKGKNVAVTSGTTSEKLLNKMNDEKGLAINIISVKDHGDAFRTVESGRAVAFFMDDALLAGERAKAKKPADWIIVGTPQSFEAYGCMVRKGDAQFKKLLDDVIAAEQSNGNAEKSFNRWFMQPIPPKNMNMNFEMSDEMKALFKAPNDKALN; translated from the coding sequence ATGGCGCTGAAGAAATCCATTTTGTCCGCTCTGGCGGCTCTGCTTCTGCTGACCTCTGTTCAGGGCGGTCAGGCGCAGGCAGAGGAACTCACCGGGACCTTGAAAAAAATCAAGGATACCGGCGTGATTGTTGTGGGTCACCGTGAATCTTCCGTGCCTTTTTCCTACTACGATCTTCAGCAGAACGTTATCGGCTACGCACAGGACTATTCCAACAAGGTCGTGGAAGCCGTTAAAAAACAGCTGAACATGCCCAACCTCCAGGTGCGTTTTGTGCCCATCACCTCGCAGAACCGCATTCCCCTGCTGCAAAACGGCACCTTTGATTTCGAGTGTGGCTCGACCACCAACAACCTGGAACGTCAGCAGCAGGTTGACTTCTCCAACACCTTTTTTATCATCGGCACCCGCCTGCTGGTCAACAAAGACTCCGGCATCAAGGACTTTGACGGCCTGAAGGGCAAGAACGTTGCCGTGACCTCCGGCACCACGTCTGAAAAGCTGCTGAACAAGATGAATGACGAGAAGGGCCTCGCCATCAACATCATCAGCGTAAAAGACCACGGCGATGCGTTCCGCACTGTGGAATCTGGCCGCGCTGTGGCCTTCTTTATGGATGACGCCCTGCTTGCCGGCGAACGCGCCAAGGCCAAAAAGCCCGCTGACTGGATCATCGTGGGAACCCCGCAGAGCTTTGAAGCCTACGGCTGCATGGTGCGCAAGGGCGACGCGCAGTTCAAGAAGCTTCTTGACGACGTGATTGCTGCGGAACAGAGCAACGGCAATGCCGAAAAGTCCTTTAACCGCTGGTTCATGCAGCCCATTCCGCCCAAGAACATGAACATGAATTTTGAAATGTCTGACGAAATGAAGGCTCTCTTCAAGGCCCCCAACGATAAGGCCCTGAACTGA
- a CDS encoding amino acid ABC transporter permease produces the protein MQANWNWGIFFEQAPFGNVTYFSWLVDGFLTTVALSVCAWILAFLLGSFFGILRTLPNKILSNIGAAYVTVFRNIPLIVQFFIWYLAAPDLLPYKASVWFKAELNPNIQFFVISTCALGFFTGARVCEQVRSGIQALSRGQRYAALALGLTLPQTYRHVLLPNAYRIIIPPLTSEMLNMVKNTAVASTVGLIELTAQANRLLEFSGYAYESFIAVTLAYAFLNFVVMRSMKLLENKMRLPSMSTGGKNV, from the coding sequence ATGCAGGCTAACTGGAACTGGGGCATTTTTTTTGAGCAGGCGCCGTTCGGAAACGTCACCTACTTTAGCTGGCTGGTGGACGGCTTTTTGACGACAGTGGCCCTGTCTGTCTGTGCCTGGATTCTGGCTTTTCTTCTGGGCTCTTTTTTCGGTATTCTCCGCACTCTGCCCAACAAGATTCTGAGCAACATTGGCGCAGCCTATGTGACCGTTTTTCGCAACATACCTCTTATCGTTCAGTTTTTCATATGGTACCTTGCAGCACCCGACCTGCTGCCCTACAAAGCAAGCGTATGGTTCAAGGCAGAACTGAACCCCAACATCCAGTTTTTTGTCATTTCCACCTGCGCGCTGGGTTTCTTTACCGGTGCGCGCGTCTGTGAGCAGGTCAGGTCTGGCATTCAGGCCCTCTCGCGCGGGCAACGCTACGCAGCCCTGGCCCTTGGCCTTACGCTGCCGCAAACCTATCGTCACGTTCTGTTGCCCAATGCCTACCGCATTATCATTCCGCCGTTGACCTCCGAAATGCTCAATATGGTCAAAAACACCGCAGTTGCTTCAACTGTGGGGCTTATCGAACTGACCGCGCAGGCCAACCGCCTTCTGGAATTTTCCGGCTACGCGTATGAATCGTTCATTGCGGTTACGCTTGCCTACGCCTTCCTGAATTTTGTGGTTATGCGTTCCATGAAACTGCTGGAGAACAAAATGCGTTTGCCCTCCATGAGCACAGGAGGCAAAAATGTTTAG
- a CDS encoding ABC transporter permease subunit (The N-terminal region of this protein, as described by TIGR01726, is a three transmembrane segment that identifies a subfamily of ABC transporter permease subunits, which specificities that include histidine, arginine, glutamine, glutamate, L-cystine (sic), the opines (in Agrobacterium) octopine and nopaline, etc.) — MFSIDWSIIQQSLPLLAQGALVTLKITITAIAFGMVIGTLLAVARISVYAPMRWLSAAYVNCFRSIPLVMVLLWFYLIVPQFLSSFFNLSPQTDIRLVSAIVAFTAFEAAYYAEIIRAGMRSVSSGQYAASLALGMTKSQTITYVILPQAFRVMTPLLLTQGMILFQDTALVYIIGLADFFRTASNIGKTTGYEIDMVLIAGSGYFVVCLCVSATVTMVKKRLNQ; from the coding sequence ATGTTTAGCATAGACTGGAGCATCATCCAGCAGAGCCTGCCCCTGCTTGCGCAGGGGGCATTGGTAACGCTCAAGATCACCATTACCGCCATTGCCTTTGGCATGGTGATAGGCACATTGCTGGCAGTGGCGCGCATTTCTGTTTACGCGCCCATGCGCTGGCTCTCCGCCGCCTATGTGAACTGCTTCCGCTCCATCCCCCTTGTGATGGTGCTGCTGTGGTTCTACCTCATTGTGCCGCAGTTTTTGAGTTCGTTCTTCAATCTTTCGCCGCAAACAGACATCCGGCTTGTTTCCGCCATAGTGGCCTTTACCGCATTTGAGGCGGCCTACTATGCAGAAATTATCCGCGCGGGCATGCGTAGTGTTTCCAGCGGCCAGTACGCGGCATCCCTTGCGCTTGGCATGACCAAGTCGCAAACAATCACCTATGTCATCCTGCCGCAGGCATTCCGCGTCATGACGCCCCTGCTGCTGACCCAGGGCATGATTCTTTTTCAGGATACCGCCCTGGTGTACATCATCGGCCTTGCCGACTTTTTCCGCACCGCTTCCAACATTGGCAAAACAACAGGCTATGAAATTGATATGGTACTGATTGCAGGATCCGGCTACTTTGTGGTCTGCCTCTGCGTTTCAGCCACCGTAACCATGGTAAAAAAGAGACTCAATCAATGA
- a CDS encoding amino acid ABC transporter ATP-binding protein gives MIILENVSKWYGDFNVLSHCSTRIHKGEVVVVCGPSGSGKSTLIKTVNGLEPVQSGKIFVNNTEVTSKKTNLAQLRSHVGMVFQHFELFPHLNIIHNLVLAQEKVLKRNREESMEKAHMLLKRVGLEQQTEKYPSQLSGGQQQRVAIARALCMDPVAMLFDEPTSALDPEMINEVLDVMVELAYEGMTMMVVTHEMGFARKVANRVLFMESGQILEDSPKDKFFDNPATQRAKDFLANIIPH, from the coding sequence ATGATCATTCTGGAAAACGTATCCAAGTGGTACGGTGACTTCAATGTGCTGAGCCACTGTAGCACGCGCATACACAAGGGCGAGGTTGTTGTGGTATGCGGGCCTTCCGGTTCGGGAAAATCCACGCTGATCAAAACCGTGAACGGCCTTGAACCCGTGCAGTCTGGCAAAATTTTTGTGAACAACACAGAAGTGACCAGCAAAAAAACCAACCTTGCCCAGCTCCGCAGCCACGTTGGCATGGTTTTTCAGCATTTTGAGCTTTTTCCGCACCTGAACATCATCCATAACCTTGTTCTGGCTCAGGAAAAGGTGCTTAAGCGCAACCGCGAAGAATCGATGGAAAAGGCCCACATGCTGCTCAAGCGGGTCGGCCTTGAACAGCAGACGGAAAAGTATCCTTCACAGCTCTCCGGCGGGCAGCAGCAACGCGTTGCCATTGCCCGTGCCCTGTGCATGGATCCCGTGGCCATGCTTTTTGACGAACCGACCTCCGCACTCGACCCGGAAATGATTAACGAAGTGCTGGATGTCATGGTTGAGCTGGCCTACGAAGGCATGACCATGATGGTCGTTACCCATGAAATGGGTTTTGCCCGCAAGGTCGCCAACCGGGTTCTCTTTATGGAAAGCGGCCAGATTCTCGAAGACTCCCCCAAGGACAAGTTCTTCGACAATCCGGCAACCCAGCGCGCCAAGGACTTTTTGGCCAACATCATTCCGCACTAA
- a CDS encoding flagellin N-terminal helical domain-containing protein: MSLVINHNMMADNTARNLNAHYSALGKSMQRLSSGLRVNSAADDAAGLAIRELQRADITTLHQGARNANDAISMIQTADGALGIIDEKLTRMKELAEQAATGTYDSTQRLMIESEYQAMASEITRIANATDFNGIHLLNGTLSSDSHDGSGMTSSGKLKVHFGTGNDSAEDYYYITIGCTTASALGVGNQAYDTATNTLRAGGTVSTQQAAQQSLEAITKAIVSKDKIRAHLGAVQNRLENTITNLNTQAENLQAAESRISDVDVATEMTSFVRNQILTQSAVAMLSQANSLPQMAMKLIGG, from the coding sequence ATGTCTTTGGTCATTAACCATAATATGATGGCCGACAATACGGCCAGAAATTTAAATGCGCATTACTCGGCACTGGGAAAATCCATGCAGCGCTTGTCGTCTGGCCTTCGCGTCAACAGCGCCGCTGATGATGCCGCGGGTCTGGCAATTCGAGAACTGCAACGCGCCGACATAACCACCCTGCATCAGGGCGCGCGCAACGCGAACGACGCTATCTCCATGATCCAGACCGCCGACGGCGCGCTTGGCATCATCGATGAAAAGCTCACGCGCATGAAGGAACTGGCGGAACAGGCAGCCACCGGCACCTATGACTCCACGCAGCGCCTGATGATCGAGTCCGAGTACCAGGCAATGGCTTCGGAAATTACCCGTATCGCCAATGCCACCGACTTCAACGGTATCCACCTGTTGAACGGCACATTGTCCTCTGACTCGCACGATGGCAGCGGCATGACGTCTTCCGGCAAGCTGAAGGTTCACTTTGGCACCGGCAACGATTCTGCCGAAGACTATTACTATATCACCATCGGCTGCACCACCGCATCTGCCCTTGGCGTTGGCAATCAGGCCTATGACACCGCCACCAACACATTGCGGGCGGGCGGCACGGTTTCCACGCAGCAGGCCGCGCAGCAGTCGCTTGAGGCCATTACGAAGGCCATTGTGTCCAAGGATAAAATCCGCGCGCACCTTGGCGCGGTGCAGAACCGCCTGGAAAATACGATTACCAACCTGAACACTCAGGCTGAAAATCTCCAGGCTGCTGAATCCCGAATTTCCGACGTGGACGTTGCGACAGAAATGACGTCCTTTGTCCGCAACCAGATTCTCACCCAGTCTGCGGTGGCCATGTTGTCGCAGGCCAACTCCTTGCCGCAGATGGCCATGAAGCTTATCGGCGGTTAG